The Blastocatellia bacterium genome includes a window with the following:
- a CDS encoding CBS domain-containing protein — translation MLAEQSSYEYNSHLLQPVAVMSIEEILRRAQVTELILSPCVCVSRATPLGQVLERMRQERLGCVVVCEEDRVVGIFTDRDVLMKVVGADVDRTSPIEAFMTPDPTIVRARDRIWEAMRLMDEGGYRNLPLVDDNGRCRGIVSVGSIIDFLAAHFPTEVYNLPPRADQTFAAPDGA, via the coding sequence ATGTTGGCAGAACAGTCCAGCTATGAGTATAATAGCCACTTGTTGCAACCGGTGGCGGTCATGTCCATCGAAGAAATACTGCGTCGGGCGCAGGTGACTGAGCTGATTCTCTCGCCCTGTGTGTGCGTGTCTCGGGCAACACCGCTCGGACAGGTATTGGAGAGAATGCGGCAGGAGCGTCTCGGCTGTGTGGTTGTGTGTGAGGAGGATCGCGTGGTCGGGATCTTTACCGACCGTGATGTGTTGATGAAAGTTGTCGGAGCGGACGTTGATCGAACCTCTCCAATCGAGGCGTTCATGACGCCCGATCCGACGATCGTTCGCGCTAGGGATCGGATCTGGGAAGCGATGCGGTTGATGGACGAAGGAGGGTATCGCAACCTTCCCCTTGTGGATGACAACGGGCGCTGCCGCGGGATCGTCTCCGTTGGCAGTATCATAGACTTTCTCGCTGCCCACTTCCCGACCGAGGTCTACAACCTGCCCCCGCGCGCCGATCAGACGTTTGCTGCCCCGGATGGGGCTTGA